A stretch of Physeter macrocephalus isolate SW-GA chromosome 8, ASM283717v5, whole genome shotgun sequence DNA encodes these proteins:
- the LOC114486708 gene encoding uncharacterized protein, giving the protein MSSARRLKTMFPRSHTSTVLRPRRSRAAQMRVTRTNSNSSPGNASSQFRGVLGPNSARRLPSGSRTSRPELPLPLLRQPGSRGRRAGRGVTPSERRPPVLTPPLPSHPPFPFHPSPPPSPSLTARELPSRAQPWEEEAV; this is encoded by the exons ATGTCCAGCGCAAGACGTTTAAAAACCATGTTCCCTAGGTCACACACAAGTACAGTTCTCAGGCCGAG gaggAGCCGCGCAGCCCAGATGAGAGTGACACGCACCAACTCCAACTCCTCGCCGGGGAACGCTTCATCCCAGTTCCGCGGAGTGCTCGGCCCGAACAGCGCTCGGCGCCTCCCCAGCGGGTCTCGAACCAGCCGCCCTGAGCTCCCGCTTCCCCTGCTGCGGCAGCCCGGGTCCCGAGGGCGGCGGGCCGGGCGCGGCGTGACCCCTAGTGAACGGCGCCCGCCGgttctcacccctcccctcccctcccatcctcccttcccgtttcacccctcccctcccccctccccaagcctGACAGCCCGGGAGCTGCCAAGCAGGGCGCAGCCATGGGAAGAGGAGGCGGTCTag